A DNA window from Candidatus Thermoplasmatota archaeon contains the following coding sequences:
- a CDS encoding DDE-type integrase/transposase/recombinase → MLNRIVELLEDRKIFVMQRTSHETKVIAILIYHAGLSYRKTSKIIGNLEPFSYEALRKWYKRCATFFCPENKQRKVIAVDETKVNWEGRQIYIWNAIDIEDHVVLAVYISVSRTSFDALYFLKLVLNTCEDKPKILVDGGPWYRWALQRLGLEWEHQTFGERNHIEQWYNQYKARVKRFWKRFPHRSSLQSINQWSIAWTGLYNLLLEVS, encoded by the coding sequence ATGCTCAATCGAATAGTAGAATTGTTAGAAGATAGAAAAATCTTTGTGATGCAAAGGACAAGCCACGAAACAAAAGTGATAGCAATACTTATCTATCACGCTGGTCTTTCCTATAGGAAAACCAGTAAAATCATCGGAAATCTAGAACCATTTTCATATGAGGCATTACGAAAATGGTACAAAAGATGTGCCACATTTTTTTGTCCTGAGAATAAACAACGAAAGGTCATCGCTGTGGATGAAACCAAGGTTAACTGGGAAGGACGACAGATCTATATTTGGAATGCAATTGATATTGAGGATCATGTTGTCCTCGCGGTTTATATCTCAGTTAGTAGGACATCTTTTGATGCACTCTACTTTCTGAAACTTGTTTTGAATACTTGTGAGGATAAACCTAAAATCCTGGTTGATGGTGGTCCTTGGTATCGCTGGGCTTTACAGAGATTGGGTCTGGAATGGGAACACCAAACTTTTGGAGAAAGAAATCATATTGAGCAGTGGTATAATCAGTATAAAGCCCGTGTGAAACGCTTCTGGAAGCGTTTTCCACATCGTAGCTCTTTACAGAGTATTAATCAATGGTCTATTGCTTGGACTGGTTTGTATAATCTTCTCTTGGAGGTGTCTTAA
- a CDS encoding RiPP maturation radical SAM C-methyltransferase has product MEPVCSNTRILLLSMPYAQIDIPSIQLPLLKTYLQQRNIPVHTQHLYLKAAEIYGLSSYLSLITPPHTPYTSQMIFTKYLFPDHWSVTKDQIQQKYEQQNAIKKDQQNNLTFDDYEQRTDQFYHWTLNNISWQNYDLIGFTVNYGQLLPSLALAHTIKQRWPDKKIILGGSRTTADLGIGILKAFPFIDYAVSGDGEEALYQLATAQPENTIPGLIYRSNNTVVSNSMQTTLDLNTLPIPDYTDFYHDISQVTDDIACYFLYHGKLPVEISRGCQWNKCTFCNLAFQHKNYREKKTERIIEEIQTLSQTYQMLQFHLIGNTLPKENLHLLVEKLKPLNLFFFAEARADQLTRDDYTLLKEAGFNTIQTGIESFSKHYLKKMNKGTRVIDNIAALKYCQENHITNLYNLIIHYPNEDRQDYEETKKIVEKIQTYLDPPQLAELCILYGSKIYQHPEQFNIQKLEPTSHDTLMFPPDILKNNFSFVYTATPIIPNPPQNDWDNLITTWNNHAHQRKEKINTSTNPFSRYVFYYVDVHSFLKIYDHRDPKFFKYYVLENIERDIFLTCTTITSLTELHDKYPTLPDYELAAILNTFEQQDLLYHEDNYYLSLPLDFMKLNHRTRPQPTKQPGLLLATPA; this is encoded by the coding sequence ATGGAACCTGTATGCTCTAACACCCGTATTCTTCTCCTATCAATGCCATATGCTCAAATCGACATACCCAGCATACAACTACCCCTACTCAAAACATATCTTCAGCAAAGAAACATACCAGTTCACACACAACATCTGTACCTCAAAGCAGCAGAAATCTACGGCTTATCCTCCTACCTTTCACTCATCACACCACCCCATACACCATACACCTCTCAAATGATTTTTACCAAATACCTATTCCCTGATCACTGGTCCGTCACAAAAGATCAAATACAACAAAAATACGAACAACAAAACGCTATAAAAAAAGACCAACAAAACAATCTAACCTTTGATGATTACGAACAACGAACCGATCAATTCTACCACTGGACTCTCAACAACATTAGCTGGCAAAACTATGATCTCATTGGTTTTACCGTAAACTACGGTCAACTTCTCCCCTCGCTAGCACTAGCACATACCATCAAACAACGATGGCCTGATAAAAAAATCATCCTCGGCGGGAGCAGGACAACAGCAGATCTCGGCATCGGAATCCTTAAAGCATTTCCTTTTATTGACTATGCTGTTTCTGGAGATGGAGAAGAGGCACTCTACCAACTTGCTACAGCACAGCCAGAAAACACAATCCCTGGTTTAATCTACCGCTCCAACAACACCGTCGTATCAAACTCCATGCAAACAACACTTGACCTCAACACACTCCCCATACCAGACTACACAGATTTTTACCACGACATCTCCCAGGTAACCGATGATATCGCCTGCTATTTCCTCTACCATGGCAAACTCCCTGTTGAAATATCACGAGGCTGCCAATGGAACAAATGCACCTTCTGCAACCTAGCATTCCAGCATAAAAACTACCGAGAAAAAAAAACAGAACGAATCATCGAAGAAATACAGACGCTATCACAAACCTATCAAATGCTCCAATTTCACCTCATCGGAAACACACTGCCGAAAGAAAACCTCCACCTGCTCGTAGAAAAACTCAAACCCCTCAACCTGTTCTTCTTTGCAGAAGCACGGGCAGACCAACTCACCCGCGACGACTACACCTTACTCAAAGAAGCAGGATTCAACACAATCCAAACAGGAATCGAGTCATTCAGCAAACACTACCTCAAAAAAATGAACAAAGGAACCCGCGTCATCGACAACATCGCAGCACTCAAATACTGTCAAGAAAACCACATCACCAACCTCTACAACCTCATAATCCACTACCCAAACGAAGACCGTCAAGACTACGAAGAAACCAAAAAAATCGTTGAAAAAATACAAACCTATCTTGACCCGCCGCAACTCGCTGAACTTTGCATCCTCTACGGAAGTAAAATCTACCAGCACCCAGAACAATTCAACATCCAAAAACTCGAACCAACAAGCCACGACACCCTCATGTTCCCACCAGACATACTCAAAAACAATTTTTCCTTTGTCTACACCGCTACACCAATAATTCCAAACCCGCCACAAAACGACTGGGACAACCTTATCACCACGTGGAATAACCATGCCCATCAACGAAAAGAAAAAATCAATACCAGTACCAATCCGTTTAGCCGGTATGTTTTTTACTATGTAGATGTTCATTCATTTCTCAAGATATATGACCATCGCGACCCAAAATTTTTCAAATACTATGTCCTTGAAAACATAGAGAGAGATATTTTTCTCACCTGTACCACAATCACAAGCCTTACTGAACTTCACGACAAATACCCAACACTTCCGGACTACGAACTCGCAGCGATACTTAATACATTCGAACAGCAAGACCTCCTCTACCACGAAGACAATTACTACCTATCATTACCTTTAGATTTCATGAAACTCAACCACCGGA